Below is a window of Candidatus Taylorbacteria bacterium DNA.
GATGAGTTCCTTTTTTAGTTGCGGTGAATACGACCTTAGCAATGTAGTACCCCGTTTCGTCTTCGTAATAGTCACTTCCCCACCACAATTCCATGCTTTGCATCCATTTGTAAAAGAGGAAATGAAATATTGGACATCTTTTGAGATCTCAACTTGAATTGTGCAAGAATCTTTCGAAATATGACCATCACATTGTATCAGTGCGAGAAAAGCAGCTTGATCTTTTGTCAATAGATTTTTCGCTTTATGAGGCAAACTTGCAGGACTTATAAGAAAATCTGAAAAATTTATATCTTCTGCCTTAACAAGAGAAAATGCTCCCTTTCTCATCACCCATAATTTATGCGTTGGAGTACATTTTAATGTTGATTGAGGTGTACGAATACTGATTAGTTCTTTGGTTTTGCGTGAAAACCAATTAGAGATTTTTTTAAATACAATCGTTCCCGAATTTAAATCGACTGAGGCGACTTCATCCCCATTTTTTATTTCAGCGATAGATTTAACTGCTCCGTCTGCAAGCTGGATTAAATGATCAGATGTTAGACATTCGTCCACTATGTATACTTTGTGCTTTGAATCAAAGGGCAGAGTGCTCACCCCTTCGCGAAGTTCGCGCACGTCGTCAATCCCGCGATTCGACGCGGCATCAATTTCATAGAGGTCGTTGTCGGAGGTGCCGATTTCTCGCGCAAAAATCCTCGCAATCGAAGTTTTTCCGGTCCCCCGAGAGCCCTCGAAAAGATAGGCATGAGAAATTTTGCCTGCTTCAATAGAGCCCTTCAACACCTTCACGATATGGTCCTGCCCCAAGACATCTCGGAATGATTGAGGGCGGTATTTGCGATAGAGGGCTAATTTGCCCTTTTTTTCCTCTCCCATGTAAAAAGTATAGCAGATTTTGGATGAATAGTTGAAAGGCGGATTCGTGAGACGAATCCGCCTTTTTTGATTGGCTCATTCGGGCTCGTTTATCCGAACTTACGCCTGATCACCTCCCTTTGCGAATGACCGATTCGAAGTGGTTTGCATAATCAAGTTTGATTTCATTATTTTTTATGGACAATCACCTCGAGTCAGTTTGGCCAAGAAACAACAGCCGAACATTATTTTATCGTAAAAGCCTCTACAATTCTAGAGACCTCATCTGCGTCCTTTGCTTCCATCAAGCGTGCTCGGAGTTCGGCCGCGCCGTCGAAGCCTTGCACATATGCTTTGTAATGTTTCTTCATGATGGCGAAATTTTTCTTTCCATGAAAAAGCTTTTCAAAAAGCCTGGTGTGCTCAACAAGGGCGCGGAGCTTTTGGGAAAGTGAGATTTCGTTTAAGAAACTTTGTCCCTCGGATGCCTCGGGACGTTTCTGCCCTTCACCCTGTTCAGGACGTTCCTTTTCTCGAATCTGTTCCAGATTCGAGAAAAGGAACGGATTCCCGAAAATTGCTCGGCCGAGCATCACTCCATCTGCCCCGCTCTCTTCCGCCTTAGCGAAAGCATCGGCAATTGTCGCAACATCGCCATTGCCGAAAATGAGCGTTTTGGATTTAAGACGATTGCGGATGTCGACTGCTTCTCGAACGTCCTCCCACCGCGCGGGAACTTTGGACATCTCTTTCCGAGTGCGTGCGTGAAGAGTTATAACTGCGGGCTCTTCGGCGAGAAGCTCTGGAAGCCATGTCAGAAGCTCATTTTTGTTGTAGCCCAAGCGAGTCTTTATCGATATGGGAATTTTGCTACCTGCAGATTCGAGACCTTCTCTTGCCGCACGAACAATGGCTCTCGCAAGCGACGGGTTTTTCATCAGGGCAGCTCCAGCACACTGTTTCTCGATGGCTCTGTCGGGACAGCCCATATTGATATCAAGCCCATCAAAGCCTAATGTCGCGACTAATTTTGAAGCTTCACGAATCGTGTCAGGGTTGCCCCCAAAAATCTGCGCGACAATCGGCCTCTCTGCTTCAG
It encodes the following:
- a CDS encoding tRNA-dihydrouridine synthase — protein: MINLGFWEKLEKPVIALAPMANVTDAAFRRVIATHGKPDVMWTEFVSADGLIRAPKEGREKLLLDFMYTEAERPIVAQIFGGNPDTIREASKLVATLGFDGLDINMGCPDRAIEKQCAGAALMKNPSLARAIVRAAREGLESAGSKIPISIKTRLGYNKNELLTWLPELLAEEPAVITLHARTRKEMSKVPARWEDVREAVDIRNRLKSKTLIFGNGDVATIADAFAKAEESGADGVMLGRAIFGNPFLFSNLEQIREKERPEQGEGQKRPEASEGQSFLNEISLSQKLRALVEHTRLFEKLFHGKKNFAIMKKHYKAYVQGFDGAAELRARLMEAKDADEVSRIVEAFTIK